DNA sequence from the Streptomyces sp. HUAS 15-9 genome:
ACAGGGTTTCCACCGAGTTCTTCTGTGCGCCGACGAGGATGTACGGCAGGTCGAACATCCGCAGCGCGTCCAGGCACCGGAACAGCACCGCCACCAGCAGCGCGGGCTTCACCAGGGGCAGGGTGATGTGCCAGAACCGGCGCAGGGCGCTTGCCCCGTCGATCCTGGCCGCCTCGTAGACCTCCTCGGGAATCACCTGGAGACCGGCCAGGACCAGCAGTCCGATGAAGGGGGCGGTCTTCCACACCTCGGCGATGATCACCGCGACCTTGGCGTGGAAGCCTTCGGTGGTCCACAGGATCTGGCGGCCGACGACGGCGTTGGCGATGCCGTTGCTGTTGAAGATCCAGCGCCACAGCAGGGCCGAGATGGCCGTGGGGACCGCCCAGGGCACGAGGATGCCGGCCCGTACCAGAGCCCGGCCCCGGAACGCCTTGTGCATGATCAGGGCCATGGCCACGCCGATCACCGTCTCCAGCCCCACCGTGACGACGCTGAAGAAGGTGGTGTTCCAGAAGGCGTTCCAGAACCGGTCCCCGGCCGCGCCGAAGACCTCGGTGTAGTTCTTCAGCCCGACGAACGGCTCGCTGGTGCGGATGAAGCCGGTCTTCGGGTCCAGCCCCTTGGTCCCGTACAGCGACTCCTTCAGCGCCATCACCGTCGGATAGAGCACGACGATCGACAGCACCAGGAGCGTCGGGGACACCAGCAGTGCCGCCATCCGCCCCGAGCCCGCGGTCGCCCTGGTCCGCGTGCGCCGACGGCTCGTCGGCCTGGAGGACTGTCCTGAAGGACGGTCGGCCGCCCTGCCGGGCTCGTCCTCGGCGGTATCGGGCGGGGTCTTCGTGTCGGCCATGGCCCCGCTCCTCACTGCGCCGTGGACTTCTGCAGGTCGTTCTGCAGGTCCTTCAGCGCCTGCGCACTGCTCTTGTTGCCCGTCAGAGCGGCGTAGGTCTCCTGCTGGATCGCCGATGTCACATCGCCGTACTGCACCACCCGCGGACGCGGCACGGCCCGCAGGATGGACTCCTTCAGGACGGGCAGGTACGGGTACTGCTTGACCAGCGACGGGTCGTCGTACAGGTCCGTGTACGGCGGGGCGAGGGAGGCGTCCTTGAGGAACGTGCTCGCGCTGTCCTTGCTGCTGAAGAACTTCATGAAGTCCAGGGCCGTGGCCTTGTTCTTGGCGAAGGACGACAGGGCCAGGTTGTGCCCGCCCAGGCTGGAGGAGCCGGGTCCGTTCAGGCCGGGCAGGGGTGCGACCGCGAACTTGCCCGCCACCTCGGCCTTCTGGGCCAGGGAGTACATGTACGGCCAGTTGCGCAGGAATATCAGCTTCCCGGACTGGAACGCCTGACGGCCGTCCTCCTCCTGGTAGGTGATGGCCTCCTTGGGGATCGTGCCGTCCTTGACGGAGCCGGCGAGGAAGTCCAGGCCCTTCTTCGCCTCGGGGGTGTCGACGTTCGGCTTGCCGTTCGCGTCGGTGACGACTCCGCCGGCGGAGTTCACGGCCTCGGCGAAGTTCACCGTCAGGCCCTCGTACTTCTGGAACTGGCCGGCGTAGCAGGACATGTCCTTGGCCTCGGGCAGCTTCTTCACCTTGGCGCAGTCGGCCGTCATCTCCGACCACGTGGCCGGAGGCTTGCCGACTCCGGCCTTCTTCAGCAGATCGGTGCGGTAGTACAGGACTCCGCCGTCCGAACTCGCCGGTGCCGCATACAGGTTGCCGCGGTACTTCGCCGTCTCCACCACCGGCTTCAGCATGTTCCGCAGCGGGAACTGCTTCTCGG
Encoded proteins:
- a CDS encoding ABC transporter substrate-binding protein; translation: MKTRTTRALQCSATLATAGLLLSACGSSGGSGSGEQAGSPSFQGRGPITYVAGKDTSGVVPKVIARWNELHPKEKVTFIQLPTDADSQRQQMIQNAETKSDAYTVLSLDVVWTSEFAAHQWIDRLPEKQFPLRNMLKPVVETAKYRGNLYAAPASSDGGVLYYRTDLLKKAGVGKPPATWSEMTADCAKVKKLPEAKDMSCYAGQFQKYEGLTVNFAEAVNSAGGVVTDANGKPNVDTPEAKKGLDFLAGSVKDGTIPKEAITYQEEDGRQAFQSGKLIFLRNWPYMYSLAQKAEVAGKFAVAPLPGLNGPGSSSLGGHNLALSSFAKNKATALDFMKFFSSKDSASTFLKDASLAPPYTDLYDDPSLVKQYPYLPVLKESILRAVPRPRVVQYGDVTSAIQQETYAALTGNKSSAQALKDLQNDLQKSTAQ
- a CDS encoding carbohydrate ABC transporter permease, with amino-acid sequence MADTKTPPDTAEDEPGRAADRPSGQSSRPTSRRRTRTRATAGSGRMAALLVSPTLLVLSIVVLYPTVMALKESLYGTKGLDPKTGFIRTSEPFVGLKNYTEVFGAAGDRFWNAFWNTTFFSVVTVGLETVIGVAMALIMHKAFRGRALVRAGILVPWAVPTAISALLWRWIFNSNGIANAVVGRQILWTTEGFHAKVAVIIAEVWKTAPFIGLLVLAGLQVIPEEVYEAARIDGASALRRFWHITLPLVKPALLVAVLFRCLDALRMFDLPYILVGAQKNSVETLSMLAQNEASNVRFGPASAYAVLLFLYVFLIALAFVRLLGADLVGGGAARGSEGRNRRLRITAPRRAEVTA